A DNA window from Patagioenas fasciata isolate bPatFas1 chromosome 1, bPatFas1.hap1, whole genome shotgun sequence contains the following coding sequences:
- the MEST gene encoding mesoderm-specific transcript homolog protein, giving the protein MKEWWVQVGLVLVPLLAIYLHIPPPKLSPALLSWRSSGRYFTYKDQNIFYRDSTGALGSSDIIILLHGFPTSSYDWCKIWEGLTQRFHRVIALDFVGFGFSDKPRPHRYSIFEQASIVERLVRHLGLRRQRINLLSHDYGDTVAQELLHRYEHNKTGSILINSLCLSNGGIFPETHYPRFIQKLLKDGGLLSPVIMRLMNFFFFSRGLGAVFGPYTQPSQAEYWDMWTAVRTNDGNLVVDSILQYINQRKKHRERWVGALMSTSVPLHLIYGPLDPVNPHPEFLQLYKKVLPTSTVSVLDDHISHYPQLEDPMGFLNAYLNFINSF; this is encoded by the exons ATGAAGGAGTGGTGGGTGCAGGTGGGGCTGGTGCTTGTCCCCCTCCTCGCCATCTACCTGCACATCCCGccccccaagttgtccccagctcTCCTCTCCTGGAGATCCTCCGGCCGCTACTTCACCTACAAGGACCAGAACATCTTCTACAGAG ATTCGACCGGTGCCCTGGGCAGCTCGGACATCATCATCCTCCTGCACGGCTTCCCAACCTCCAGCTACGACTGGTGCAAG ATCTGGGAAGGGCTGACCCAGCGGTTTCACCGAGTGATTGCTCTGGATTTCGTCGGGTTCGGTTTCAGCGACAAGCCT AGGCCCCATCGCTACTCCATCTTCGAGCAAGCCAGCATCGTGGAGAGGCTGGTGCGTCACCTCGGCCTCCGCCGGCAGAGGATTAACCTTCTGTCCCACGATTACGGGGACACGGTCGCGCAGGAGCTGCTCCACAG GTACGAACACAATAAAACTGGAAGCATCTTGATCAACAGCCTCTGTTTATCCAACGGAG GGATTTTCCCCGAAACGCACTACCCCCGCTTCATCCAGAAG CTCCTCAAGGATGGAGGTTTGCTGTCTCCCGTCATCATGCGGCTGAtgaacttctttttcttctctagagG gcttGGAGCAGTTTTTGGGCCGTACACGCAGCCTTCGCAGGCAGAGTACTGGGATATGTGGACGGCGGTGCGGACTAACGATGGCAACCTCGTTGTGGACAG tattttgcagTACATAAACCAgaggaagaagcacagagagcGCTGGGTTGGGGCTTTGATGTCCACCTCTGTGCCAC TGCATCTCATCTACGGGCCCCTGGACCCTGTGAATCCGCATCCAGAGTTTCTTCAGCTTTATAA GAAGGTGCTTCCCACGTCCACAGTGTCGGTGCTGGACGATCACATCAGCCATTATCCACAGCTGGAGGATCCCATGGGCTTCCTGAACGCTTATCTGAACTTCATCAACTCCTTCTAA
- the CEP41 gene encoding centrosomal protein of 41 kDa, producing MSSRRSVGDPEYLTRRIPQNPKYQHIKTRLDTGNSLTKYAEKLEEIKRNYRYKKDELFKRLKVTTFAQLVIQVASLSDETLEVPNEEIHKLEDGDSAAPDTEVTAETNGKGSPEGTPSPVLFIDDAGAGESYRSTLQSVISGVGELDIEKDAPKKVDAQAKETPYPDCPFLLLDVRDRDEYDQCHIVGAYSYPIATQSRTMNPYTNSILEYKNAHGKIIILYDNDERLASQAATTMCERGFENVFMLSGGLKVVAQKIPEGLVTGSIPECCYAAAPTRSARKKAPPKAPPAPAENKWRFSADDLQKIKRYLEEEHVPSDTASRLSHGSSGRDSKVTTVRSSPSLSSAAGTVGSLTTRSFSKSSLQNKPWK from the exons ATGTCGAGCAGGAGGAGTGTCGGGGACCCCGAG TATTTAACCAGGCGCATCCCTCAGAACCCCAAATATCAACATATCAAAACCCGCCTCGATACTG GAAACAGTTTAACAAAATACGCCGAGAAGTTGGAAGAGATCAAAAGAA ATTACAGATATAAAAAGGACGAGCTGTTTAAAAGACTGAAAGTGACTACTTTTGCCCAGTTG GTCATCCAGGTCGCTTCTCTATCTGATGAAACCTTAGAAGTGCCAAACGAGGAGATCCACAAGCTGGAAG ATGGTGATTCTGCTGCTCCAGATACTGAAGTCACAGCAGAGACAAACGGGAAAGGGAGCCCTGAAGGGACACCCAGTCCGGTCCTGTTCATAGACGACGCGGGAGCTGGAGAATCCTATCGGTCCACGCTGCAGAG CGTGATAAGCGGCGTTGGTGAACTGGATATAGAAAAAGACGCTCCGAAGAAAGTGGACGCTCAGGCAAAAGAGACGCCCTATCCCGactgccccttcctgcttctgGACGTACGAGACCGAGACGAATATGACCAGTGTCACATAGTTGGAG CTTATTCCTACCCTATTGCAACGCAGTCTAGAACCATGAATCCATATACCAATAGTATTCTGGAATAT AAAAACGCCCATGGCAAAATTATCATTTTATATGACAACGATGAGAGATTAGCCAGCCAGGCTGCGACCACCATGTGTGAGAGGGGCTTTGAGAATGTGTTCATGTTATCTGGAG GCCTGAAGGTCGTTGCGCAGAAGATCCCAGAAGGTTTAGTCACCGGCTCCATCCCCGAGTGCTGCTATGCGGCGGCTCCCACCAGATCCGCCCGAAAAAAGGCCCCTCCCAAAGCACCTCCTGCACCTGCTGAAAATAAATGGAGATTTTCCGCAGACGACCTACAGAAGATAAAGCGCTACCTGGAAGAGGAGCACGTTCCTTCGGACACTGCCA GCCGTCTTAGCCATGGTTCTTCAGGCCGTGACTCCAAAGTGACGACCgtgaggagcagccccagcctctccAGCGCCGCTGGCACCGTGGGATCCCTCACCACTCGCTCTTTCAGCAAGAGCAGCCTCCAGAACAAGCCATGGAAATAA
- the LOC136111818 gene encoding carboxypeptidase A1-like, giving the protein MGFKRLRVAVGTQNGLLPVTMRVLVLLAALVAVATSTETFVGHQVLRIVPTTHEELQKVQELQDLEDLELDFWLEPRGPGHPVDIRVPLPSLQALKAHLEFNSISYSIMIKDVQALVDHEKKEMLRARRWLPLSTSTFGYDSYHTLAEIYDFIDLLVAENPNLVSKLEIGRSTEDRPLYVLKFSKGGTNRPAIWIDTGIHSREWVTQASGVWFAKKIVSDHEQDEVLASILDEFDIFLEIVTNPDGFAFTHSQNRLWRKTRSQHSSSSCIGVDPNRNWDAGFGGTGSSSNPCSETYHGPYANSEPEVKAIVDFVKSHGNIKAFISIHSYSQLLLYPYGYTSTPAPDHQELHQIAEQAVAALSSLYGTDFEYGSIYSTIYPASGSTVDWTYNQGIKYSFTFELRDTGWYGFLLPASQIIPTAEETWLALRVIMQYTRDHPY; this is encoded by the exons ATGGGATTTAAGAGGCTCCGGGTTGCTGTTGGGACACAGAACGGGCTCCTTCCAGTGACCATGAGGGTCCTCGTCCTGTTGGCTGCCCTGGTGGCAGTGGCCACCAGCACCGAGACTTTTGTTGG GCACCAGGTGCTGCGCATCGTCCCCACCACCCATGAGGAGCTGCAGAAGGTGCAGGAGCTGCAAGACCTTGAGGATCTGGAG CTGGATTTCTGGCTGGAACCCCGTGGACCTGGGCACCCCGTCGATATCCGGGTGCCCTTGCCCAGCCTGCAGGCcctcaaagcccacctggagttCAACAGCATCTCCTACTCCATCATGATCAAGGATGTGCAG GCGCTGGTGGACCATGAGAAGAAGGAGATGCTTCGTGCCCGCCGCTGGTTGCCGCTCTCCACCAGCACCTTCGGCTATGACTCCTACCACACCTTGGCTGAG ATTTACGACTTCATCGACCTGCTGGTGGCTGAGAACCCCAACCTGGTCAGCAAACTTGAGATCGGGCGGTCAACGGAGGATCGGCCCCTCTATGTGCTCAAG TTCAGCAAAGGGGGGACGAACCGCCCGGCCATCTGGATCGACACCGGCATCCACTCCCGAGAATGGGTGACACAAGCCAGCGGCGTCTGGTTCGCCAAGAAG ATTGTCTCAGATCATGAGCAAGATGAAGTTCTGGCCTCCATTCTGGATGAGTTCGACATCTTCCTGGAGATTGTCACCAACCCTGATGGCTTCGCCTTCACCCACAGCCAG AACCGCCTGTGGAGAAAGACCAGGTCCCAGCACTCGAGCTCCTCTTGCATCGGTGTGGACCCCAACCGCAACTGGGACGCAGGTTTCGGAG GGACCGGCTCCAGCTCAAACCCCTGCTCGGAGACGTACCACGGACCCTACGCCAACTCAGAGCCCGAGGTGAAGGCCATCGTGGACTTTGTGAAGAGCCATGGGAACATCAAGGCTTTCATCTCCATCCACAGCTACTCCCAGCTCCTGCTCTACCCCTATGGCTACACCAGCACCCCAGCGCCCGACCACCAGGAACTG CACCAGATTGCCGAGCAGGCGGTGGCAGCTCTGTCTTCTCTCTACGGCACTGACTTTGAGTACGGCAGCATCTACTCCACCATCT ACCCAGCGAGCGGCTCAACCGTGGACTGGACGTACAACCAGGGCATCAAATACTCCTTCACCTTCGAGCTGCGGGACACGGGGTGGTACGGGTTCCTCCTCCCGGCCTCTCAGATCATCCCCACCGCCGAGGAGACGTGGCTGGCGCTCAGGGTCATCATGCAGTACACGCGGGACCATCCGTATTGA
- the LOC136111834 gene encoding carboxypeptidase A1-like — translation MKILLVFATLVAAACSEKLFVGDQVLCITASDEEQITQLRVLGEQAELQVDFWRHPTSPGHPADLRVPFSSLPAIKTFLESNNISYSIMIEDVQELLDEEKRTMVRSRRIERSTSTFDFGSYHTIDEIYNWMDMLVGDHPNLVSKIQIGQSYENRPLHVLKFSTGGSNRSAIWLDTGIHPREWITQATGIWTANKIAEEYGQDPSVTAILDSMDIFFEIVTNPDGFVFTHSSDRLWRKTRSINAGSPCIGVDPNRNWDAGFGGSGASSDPCSETYHGPYAHSEREVKAIADFILGHGNVKSVISIHSYSQMLLFPYGYKTAPVPNHQEMNELAKKAVSDLAAVYGTKYTYGSIADAIYAADGTAVDWAYDNGVKYSFTFELRDSGRYGFLLPSTQIIPTATETWPALLDIMVHVLEHPY, via the exons ATGAAGATCCTCCTGGTTTTTGCCACCCTTGTGGCAGCCGCATGCAGCGAGAAGCTTTTCGTGGG GGACCAGGTCCTCTGCATCACAGCCAGCGATGAGGAGCAGATCACCCAGCTCAGGGTACTCGGggagcaggcagagctgcag GTTGACTTTTGGCGTCACCCCACCAGCCCTGGCCACCCGGCCGACCTGCGGGTGCCCTTCTCCAGCCTCCCAGCCATTAAAACCTTCTTGGAGTCCAACAACATCTCCTACAGCATCATGATTGAGGACGTGCAG GAATTGTTGGACGAGGAAAAGAGAACCATGGTGAGGTCCAGGAGGATAGAGAGGAGCACCAGCACGTTCGATTTTGGCTCTTACCACACGATAGATGAG ATCTACAACTGGATGGACATGCTGGTGGGGGATCATCCCAACCTCGTTAGCAAGATCCAGATCGGGCAGAGCTATGAGAACAGACCCCTTCACGTGCTGAAG ttcagcaccgggGGTTCGAATCGTTCGGCCATTTGGTTGGACACCGGCATCCATCCACGGGAATGGATCACCCAAGCCACCGGCATCTGGACAGCCAACAAG ATTGCCGAGGAGTATGGCCAGGACCCCTCTGTCACCGCCATCCTGGACAGCATGGACATCTTCTTCGAGATTGTCACCAACCCTGATGGCTTCGTCTTCACCCACAGCTCT gaccGCCTGTGGCGCAAGACAAGGTCCATCAACGCCGGCTCCCCCTGCATTGGCGTGGACCCCAACCGAAACTGGGACGCTGGCTTTGGAG GCTCCGGCGCCAGCAGCGACCCCTGCTCCGAGACCTACCATGGCCCTTACGCCCACTCCGAAAGAGAAGTGAAAGCCATCGCAGACTTCATCCTTGGCCACGGGAACGTGAAATCGGTCATCTCCATCCACAGCTACTCCCAGATGCTGCTTTTCCCCTATGGCTACAAGACGGCGCCTGTGCCCAACCACCAGGAAATG AACGAACTGGCTAAAAAGGCGGTGAGCGATTTGGCTGCTGTGTACGGGACAAAATACACCTATGGCAGCATTGCAGACGCCATCT ACGCAGCGGATGGCACCGCTGTCGACTGGGCCTACGACAACGGGGTGAAATATTCCTTCACCTTCGAGCTGAGGGACTCGGGACGTTACGGTTTCCTCCTGCCCAGCACCCAGATCATCCCCACAGCTACCGAGACCTGGCCGGCGCTGTTGGACATCATGGTCCACGTCCTGGAGCATCCGTACTGA